The following nucleotide sequence is from Leptodactylus fuscus isolate aLepFus1 chromosome 10, aLepFus1.hap2, whole genome shotgun sequence.
ggcttgtctgcaaattgtctcttttgcaggctggtctatgcagcctgcaaaagagaggatgattttttgcaatgcattgcaatgcattagcattgtaatgcattacattagtgatcagaccccctggggttcaacacccctagggggtctaataaatgcaaaaaaaaattaaaaaaatataaaaaaatataaaaagtattaaaagttcaaatcacccccctttccctagaacacatataaaagtagttaaaaactgtgaaacatatacatgttaggcatccccatgtccgaaatcgcccgctctacaaatctataaaaatatttttcctgttcggtaaacaccgtggcgggaaaaatagtaaaaagagccaaaccgccgttttttcactgttttgattctgataaaaatttgaataaaaagtgatcaaagcaaggacatttcccaaaaatggtagaactaaaaagtacacccggccccgcaaaaaaagatgccctatacatccccgtacacttacgtataaaaaagttacggccgtcggaatatggcgacttttagaaaaaaatttttttaacacagttttggattttttttaaggggtcaaaatgtaaataaaaccatataaatttggtatccctggaactgtaacgaaacacagaatataggggacatgtcattttggctgcacagtgaacgccgtaaaatcgaagcccgtaagaaagtcgcagaaatgcattttttcttcaaatccaccccattctgaatttttttccagcttcccagtacattatatagaataattaatggtggcatcatgaagaaaaatttgtcccgcaaaaattaagacctcatagggctctgggagcggagaaataaaaaagttatggggtttagaaggaggggagtcaaaaacgaaaaacgaaaatcaaaaaatgccatcggcgggaaggggttaaggttgcCATGCCAACAAGTAAAGCTTTCACTGACTCTGAAGCTGGTCAGAGCTCTGAGATGCTGGACCtatcagcagctgaggagggatatttaaagccTGATCAAAATTTTCCATGTTTCTGCTATTAGTTTATTGTTACAAGTTAGACACCTTTATCCTATATCCATAGGTGTAGGTCTGATCACTGAGAATGGGATTTTCTCCCTATTGTGATTGCAACCACTGTGAAATTTCTTTTGTAGATGCAGATACGCCTTCACTTCAATTGGAGCACCAGTGAAAACCAAAGGACAGCAAAGAGTCTACATTCACCACTGCTCCTCCTATTTAGGATTGGTGGAGGGCAAGGCTGCCAGACCCACCACCAATCACCAAATTATTCTCAAAATAATTTTCATGGCATTACCCATTTGAAATAAAGTCCAATCTAGGGTTACTTATCCTTGGAAAATCATAAAATATTCATAAGTTTTTTAAACACCTCTTTAAATTGCTTATTCTTTAAAGTGTATATGATTGGATTGAGCAATGGGACCAGTATGATATACAGAAGAGAGAAAAACTTGTCCTGTTTTGGTGAATACATTGATGATGGtctcatatacatagacacaATAGTGCCATAAAACAGCAGTACACAGGTGAGATGGGACGCACAGGTCGAGAATGTTTTACTTCTTCCATCTGTTGAGTGAATGTTCAAGATATTATATATGATGTAGATGTAAGAAACCAAAGTCAACATGAATGTGCTCATACCCACCAGTGCACCTAAAATGTATATTATCATATTAACCAGAGTTGTATCACTGCAGGAAAGCTTTATCAATGGGGAGGGttcacaaaaaaaattgtcaatttgGTTTGATGAACAAAACGACAACTTGGCGACTAACATAGTAAACACAACAGGTTCTAATAAACCAGCAACCCATACTGAGATGATGGCAATGAGGCAGGTTCTTGGACTCATGAGTAGGGTATAGTGTAGCGGATGGCAGATTGCCACATAGCGGTCATAGGCCATAACGGCAAGAAGGATCATTTCCATGCAAGCAAAGGTGATAAAGAAATACATCTGTGTCATACAACCAACGAGAGACATGACCTTGTGTTGAGTAGAAAGCATAAAAAGAAGCTTGGGTAGAGTGGTTGATATATAAGATATATCCATAACTGAAAGATTACTCAAAAAGATGTACATAGGAGTGTGAAGATGAGAATTAAGGACAATTGCTGAAAAAATAGCAGTGTTTCCAAAAATTACATTGAGGTAGATAGTCAAAAATATCATGAAAAGAGGAATCTGAAGGTGAGGAAGATCAGAAAAACAAAGGATTGTGAATTGGACTGTATGAGACTTATTCCCTGCTGTGACTTCAGACATGTCTTCTATAGAAAGAAAATACAATTATCTTGGGGAATTTTTTGACATGTAATGTCACATAAGCCAAAGACTTTTTTCAATATAAAGTACACAAAACAATCAATAGTTCCCTAAGTAACATTGAGTATAAGGAGATCCAATGTTACAAAAGACAATTCGATCAACAATTACTGGTAAGACTATTGGCATGTGGATTAGACCTCTGATACTTAGAAGAGCTTAAAATACTAAAAAACTAAATTTATGTTATGAATGACGCAAAAAAAGTCAAAAGATCATGAAAACAGAAATGTCAAAAACACAGTTTTAATTGGTAATACCCACATTTAATAAGGAAGGTAGTTTTGGAACCTAGGAAATTGCTACTTACTTGGTGGTGCTTGGTTTGTCGTCTTGTGGAGAATACCCCTGAAATATGGTCTCATATCGAGGTACTGTATGTCAGCACACCTATGTATTCAAAGTCTGGAACCATTGGGACGTCATGTGTCTTCATATAGGTATATAAACAGATAGTTTTAGTTGGTGATTCTCACCCTTAATAGAGGAAGTAAGTTTGGAATCCATAAACTCTCCACTGGAATGGTGGCACTTGGTTTATCATGAATATGAATCAGCTTCTATATATCCTAATGAATGTATCAGAGGAACAAGCCTATAGACAATTGAAGCTTTttcacatcacattataaaaaatTAGTCCTTGTAGAATACGCCTATTGGGGGAAAATTAGTCAAGGCAGCTAACTGAAGAGTCATCCACAAATAACTATAATGTCTAGAAATCAGGTGTATTGGTTGGAAAGTTACGTTAATTTCCacttaataaatatataacattgCTGAAtacagaatttaaaggggttctctcagAATTgaccaaaaataaaaagttaataaaaagatGCAGGAGCCCATTCTGTCTCTAGGAGTACGAGTGTGAAAGAAATGGCCGCCTCAGATTTTCTCTATGTAAATTTGCCATCAACTCTATGATGAGAAATGGACATCCACCTGTAAATGTCACCAAGACCCTCCAGGATTCCTAGAGCAAACACCGAATAAACCAAATGCCAAAAATTTCTATGATTATCAACTGGAAAGGGTATAAAATGAAAGGACTCTTATCAGAAACCCAGTAGAGAAGGGCTCATCAAACTTCGGGATCGGAAGTTCTTTTCCCAACAGATGCCTACTTTTTTGTTAGGGTGTTACAAAATAATGGGCAGAACATACTGAAACCAACCAAGATGAGTGGAAGGAGATGGTCACAACCCACAAAGAGCACAGACAAGATCACAGGTAATATGAAAAACCTAGTGGTGACCATTTCATCTAGTAACTTTTCTCCTGCAGAATTGAGCCTATTACAGAAAGGCCTCTGCTTCTGTTTTCCCACCAAGATATATTTTATCCGAAATAGGAAGTCCAAAGGTTTTACTGCTCCATCCACCTAAAGGCACATTTGAGGGCACTCCTGAGAGGGTACCAAATGAGATAACAACAAACAAAGCCAATGGACAATTTCCAAAAATGGGACTGAAAAATGAGGCTATGGCTCCAATCACCATGAAGGTTCAGTTATTGAATCCCACAGGTAGTATACAAACATGGTGGATCTTACCCAATCAGATGTGGGACAATAtcataacaggttatggactctagatttccagggtttttatactgactgccagattggagtggggaaggatttttttcccctgaaatggggcaaatggcatgagcctcatggggttgtttttttgccttccccttgatcaacactgtagggattgtagggttataggttggacttgatggagtgGTGTCTTCatgcaac
It contains:
- the LOC142183107 gene encoding olfactory receptor 5AR1-like, which encodes MSEVTAGNKSHTVQFTILCFSDLPHLQIPLFMIFLTIYLNVIFGNTAIFSAIVLNSHLHTPMYIFLSNLSVMDISYISTTLPKLLFMLSTQHKVMSLVGCMTQMYFFITFACMEMILLAVMAYDRYVAICHPLHYTLLMSPRTCLIAIISVWVAGLLEPVVFTMLVAKLSFCSSNQIDNFFCEPSPLIKLSCSDTTLVNMIIYILGALVGMSTFMLTLVSYIYIIYNILNIHSTDGRSKTFSTCASHLTCVLLFYGTIVSMYMRPSSMYSPKQDKFFSLLYIILVPLLNPIIYTLKNKQFKEVFKKLMNIL